A DNA window from Candidatus Sulfidibacterium hydrothermale contains the following coding sequences:
- a CDS encoding O-methyltransferase, with translation MDQLESYIENHTTDEDELLYQLNRETHLKTYYPHMLSGKVQGKFLEMVIHMLQPQSILEIGTFTGYSALSMAKALPEGGILYTIDNNEEIESFARRFFDKAPYGKKIRFILGDARAVIPDLDETFDLVFIDADKNHYPDYYELALRKLRKGGFILADNVLWGGKVVENNSHPDKETRGVMAFNELVKNDSRVEQVILSVRDGLMLIRKL, from the coding sequence ATGGATCAATTAGAAAGCTATATCGAAAACCACACCACGGATGAAGACGAATTATTGTACCAGCTGAACCGTGAAACCCATCTTAAAACCTATTATCCGCACATGCTGTCCGGAAAGGTACAGGGAAAATTTCTGGAAATGGTCATCCACATGCTGCAACCGCAAAGCATTCTGGAAATCGGAACATTCACCGGCTATTCTGCGCTTTCGATGGCAAAAGCCCTGCCTGAAGGCGGAATTTTGTACACCATTGATAACAATGAAGAAATTGAAAGTTTTGCCCGTCGTTTTTTCGACAAAGCACCTTACGGCAAAAAAATCCGTTTTATTTTAGGAGATGCACGGGCGGTTATTCCTGATTTGGACGAAACATTTGATTTGGTTTTTATTGATGCCGATAAAAACCATTATCCGGACTATTATGAACTCGCACTCCGTAAACTGCGCAAAGGCGGCTTTATCTTGGCTGACAATGTGCTGTGGGGCGGAAAGGTAGTGGAAAATAACAGCCACCCCGATAAGGAAACGCGTGGAGTCATGGCTTTTAATGAATTGGTAAAGAATGACAGCAGGGTAGAGCAGGTGATACTTTCCGTGCGGGATGGATTGATGTTGATACGGAAATTATAA
- a CDS encoding thiolase family protein translates to MNAYIVGGYRSAIGKAPRGTLRFTRPDDIAVEVIRHLMNDFPQIEKSEIDDVVVGNAFPEAETGMNMGRLLSLMSLDTVDVPGSTINRFCSSGIEAIAIASAKVSAGIADVIIAGGAETMSMINMGGWRMVPNPKAAKSNPDWYLSMGLTSEMVAREYKLKREELDEFAANSYAKAINAIDNGYFKDQIVPITVEENYFEDGVMKTRKKIFDTDEGPRRGTTPETLAKLRPAFAPDGVSTAGNSSQMSDGAAFVLVVSEEALKRYNLTPLARLVDYQVSGVEPYKMGIGPTKAIPKVLKHAGMKLEDMDLIELNEAFATQSLVVVREVGINPEILNVNGGAIALGHPLGCTGAKLTVQILNELKRRNKKYGMVTMCIGTGQGAAGIYEML, encoded by the coding sequence ATGAATGCATATATAGTAGGTGGATATCGTTCGGCCATCGGCAAAGCTCCGCGGGGAACTTTACGTTTTACCCGTCCCGATGATATTGCCGTTGAAGTCATCAGACATTTAATGAATGACTTTCCACAAATCGAGAAATCGGAAATTGACGATGTTGTTGTCGGAAACGCTTTTCCGGAAGCTGAAACCGGAATGAACATGGGACGTTTGCTCTCATTGATGTCACTGGATACCGTGGATGTTCCCGGTTCAACCATCAATCGTTTCTGTTCATCCGGAATCGAAGCCATAGCCATTGCTTCAGCCAAAGTAAGTGCAGGAATTGCTGATGTAATTATCGCCGGTGGTGCCGAAACCATGTCGATGATTAACATGGGCGGATGGCGCATGGTGCCTAACCCGAAAGCAGCAAAAAGTAATCCTGACTGGTATCTGAGCATGGGATTGACTTCGGAAATGGTAGCCCGTGAATATAAACTGAAACGGGAAGAACTGGATGAGTTTGCAGCCAATTCGTATGCCAAAGCCATTAATGCTATCGACAACGGTTACTTCAAAGATCAGATCGTTCCCATCACGGTGGAAGAAAATTACTTTGAAGACGGGGTGATGAAAACCCGGAAAAAAATCTTTGATACGGACGAAGGTCCGAGAAGGGGAACTACTCCCGAAACGTTGGCCAAACTGCGTCCTGCCTTTGCTCCTGATGGCGTTTCTACTGCAGGAAACTCATCGCAAATGTCGGATGGAGCTGCTTTCGTCTTGGTAGTGTCAGAAGAAGCCTTGAAACGTTACAACCTGACTCCGCTTGCCCGTCTGGTAGATTACCAGGTTTCCGGCGTGGAACCTTATAAGATGGGTATCGGTCCGACCAAAGCCATTCCGAAAGTGTTAAAACACGCCGGAATGAAACTCGAAGACATGGATCTTATTGAGCTGAATGAAGCTTTTGCCACCCAGTCGCTGGTTGTGGTAAGAGAAGTGGGAATTAACCCGGAAATCTTAAACGTTAACGGTGGAGCCATTGCCCTGGGACACCCCTTGGGATGTACCGGTGCCAAACTGACCGTTCAGATTCTGAATGAATTGAAACGCCGTAATAAAAAATACGGTATGGTCACTATGTGTATCGGAACAGGACAAGGTGCTGCCGGTATTTATGAAATGTTATAA
- a CDS encoding 3-hydroxyacyl-CoA dehydrogenase/enoyl-CoA hydratase family protein, whose product MVRRIKKVAVLGSGVMGSGIACHFANIGIEVLLIDIVPRELTEAEKAKGLTLNDKVVRNRIVNDSLKAALKSKPSPIYKKSFAKRITTGNFDDDLPKIKDCDWVIEVVVERLDIKQQVFEKVDKLRKPGTLVTSNTSGISIDAMAEGKSEDFQKHFCGTHFFNPPRYLQLFEIIPSKYTDPEVLAFLEDYAGRFLGKTPVLAKDTPAFIANRIGTYSIMDLFNKVKDYGLTITEIDKLTGPVIGRAKSATFRTADVVGLDTLIHVADYIRETTNDEAHDAFKVPDYLQKMLENKWLGSKTKQGFFKKVVVDGKKKFLTLDFETLEYKEDPKPKFSVLEKTKGIDDLHKRFPVLLADKGKAGEFYRDSFYSLFQFTSNRIPEITEDIYKVDDAMMAGFGWKIGPFEIWDSLGVADTVKAMEEAGKKPAQWVYDMLAAGKESFFTVKNGRKYYYDLKTKDYKEVPGQENKLSLALLRNTNVVWENNDVSIFDLGDGVLNVEFHSKMNTIGQGTLEGLNKALDMAEADYKAMVISNEGDNFSAGANVGMIYMLAVEQEWEDLNMAIQWFQKTTMRLRYSSIPVIAAPHGMALGGGCEVCMHSDKVIAHAETYMGLVEFGVGLIPGGGGTKEFALRLGDELRPGDIRTNQFLNRYLSIGQAKVSTSAYEAFDLGYLRPGVDEVIVSRAHQLAYAKKVALEMADKGYSQPAPRNDVKVLGREALGMVYVGSDGFKTAHYMSEHDGLIAEKLGYVMAGGEISQALTEVSEQYLLDLERKAFLELCMTRKTLERINSLITKGKILRN is encoded by the coding sequence ATGGTACGTAGAATCAAAAAAGTTGCAGTGTTGGGCTCCGGTGTGATGGGTTCCGGCATTGCTTGTCATTTTGCCAATATCGGCATTGAGGTTTTGCTCATCGATATTGTGCCACGTGAACTGACCGAAGCTGAGAAAGCCAAAGGGCTGACACTGAATGACAAAGTAGTCAGAAACAGAATCGTTAATGATTCCCTGAAGGCTGCGCTCAAATCAAAACCATCCCCTATTTACAAAAAGTCGTTTGCCAAACGGATAACAACCGGTAACTTTGATGATGACTTACCGAAAATCAAAGACTGTGACTGGGTAATCGAAGTCGTGGTAGAACGTCTTGATATTAAACAGCAGGTCTTTGAAAAAGTGGACAAATTGAGAAAACCGGGTACTTTGGTTACTTCCAATACTTCCGGTATTTCCATTGACGCTATGGCGGAAGGCAAAAGCGAAGATTTCCAGAAACATTTTTGTGGAACTCACTTCTTCAACCCGCCGCGTTATCTGCAACTTTTTGAAATTATTCCGTCCAAATATACCGATCCGGAAGTATTGGCTTTTCTTGAAGATTATGCCGGCCGTTTTCTGGGCAAAACACCGGTTTTGGCCAAAGACACCCCGGCTTTTATTGCCAACCGTATCGGAACCTATTCTATTATGGACCTTTTTAATAAGGTGAAAGATTACGGTTTAACCATTACCGAAATTGATAAACTGACCGGACCGGTGATCGGACGCGCCAAATCGGCTACTTTCCGTACCGCTGATGTGGTTGGTCTGGATACCCTGATCCATGTGGCCGATTATATTCGCGAAACCACCAACGACGAAGCACACGATGCTTTTAAAGTACCGGATTACCTCCAGAAAATGCTGGAAAACAAATGGCTGGGATCGAAAACCAAACAAGGATTCTTTAAAAAAGTAGTGGTTGACGGAAAGAAAAAATTCCTCACCCTCGACTTTGAAACCTTGGAATACAAGGAAGATCCCAAACCGAAATTCTCGGTACTGGAAAAAACAAAAGGCATTGATGATTTGCATAAACGTTTCCCGGTATTGCTGGCTGACAAAGGAAAAGCCGGTGAATTTTACCGTGACTCATTTTACAGCCTGTTCCAGTTTACTTCTAACCGGATTCCGGAAATTACCGAAGACATCTACAAGGTGGATGACGCCATGATGGCCGGATTTGGCTGGAAGATTGGTCCTTTTGAAATCTGGGATTCGTTGGGTGTAGCCGATACGGTAAAAGCCATGGAAGAAGCCGGCAAAAAACCGGCCCAGTGGGTTTATGATATGCTGGCAGCCGGTAAAGAAAGCTTCTTTACCGTGAAAAACGGCCGGAAATATTATTACGACCTGAAAACCAAAGATTATAAAGAAGTTCCCGGACAGGAAAATAAACTGTCACTGGCCCTGCTGCGTAATACCAACGTGGTTTGGGAAAATAATGATGTGAGCATTTTCGATTTGGGTGACGGCGTTTTGAACGTTGAATTCCACTCGAAAATGAATACCATTGGCCAGGGAACGCTCGAAGGACTGAATAAAGCCCTCGACATGGCTGAAGCGGATTACAAAGCCATGGTGATTTCCAACGAAGGCGACAACTTCTCTGCCGGCGCCAATGTGGGTATGATTTATATGTTGGCTGTTGAACAGGAATGGGAAGACTTGAACATGGCTATTCAGTGGTTCCAGAAAACCACCATGCGCTTGCGCTATTCTTCTATCCCGGTAATTGCTGCACCTCATGGTATGGCACTGGGTGGCGGATGCGAAGTTTGTATGCATAGCGATAAGGTGATTGCTCATGCCGAAACCTACATGGGTTTGGTAGAATTTGGTGTAGGACTGATTCCTGGCGGTGGCGGAACCAAAGAGTTTGCTCTCCGTCTGGGCGATGAACTGCGTCCCGGAGATATCCGTACCAACCAGTTCCTGAACCGTTATCTGAGCATCGGACAAGCCAAGGTTTCCACTTCGGCTTACGAAGCTTTCGATTTGGGTTACCTCCGTCCGGGTGTTGACGAAGTGATTGTCAGCCGTGCTCATCAGCTGGCTTATGCTAAAAAAGTGGCGCTTGAAATGGCCGACAAAGGATACTCACAACCGGCTCCGCGTAACGACGTCAAAGTTTTGGGACGTGAAGCTCTCGGAATGGTTTATGTAGGCTCTGACGGGTTTAAAACCGCTCATTATATGTCAGAACACGATGGTTTAATTGCCGAAAAACTTGGGTATGTGATGGCCGGAGGCGAAATCTCACAGGCGCTTACCGAAGTTTCAGAACAATATCTGCTGGATCTGGAAAGAAAAGCTTTCCTGGAACTTTGTATGACACGGAAAACGTTAGAGCGTATTAACAGCCTGATTACAAAAGGTAAAATCCTCAGAAACTAA
- a CDS encoding MarR family winged helix-turn-helix transcriptional regulator produces MKLNETIEFYIRTTSLALSRMYNSIAVKYGITQTIGYILTYVSREGTPSTRLAQLIGMKNSSLTRLLKKMEKDGCIYRQVSPDDKRVVKIFLTEKGVQRRKIAKKVVLDFNQKLLNKIDEDEMKTFFKVFDIIKEQVAIELGEVPAKEGHNTKQINNGQLVH; encoded by the coding sequence ATGAAGCTAAACGAAACCATTGAATTTTACATCCGGACGACCTCATTGGCGCTTTCGCGAATGTACAATTCAATTGCAGTAAAGTACGGCATAACCCAAACAATAGGTTACATTCTTACCTATGTAAGCCGAGAAGGGACTCCTTCCACGCGGCTTGCACAGCTTATCGGAATGAAAAATTCGAGCCTGACCCGGCTGTTGAAAAAAATGGAAAAAGACGGTTGTATTTACCGGCAGGTTTCGCCGGACGATAAGCGGGTAGTCAAAATTTTTCTGACCGAAAAAGGGGTGCAACGTCGTAAAATTGCAAAAAAAGTGGTTTTGGATTTTAATCAGAAGTTGCTGAATAAAATCGATGAAGACGAAATGAAGACCTTTTTTAAGGTATTCGATATTATCAAGGAACAGGTAGCCATCGAGCTGGGTGAAGTTCCTGCAAAAGAAGGACATAATACAAAACAAATAAACAATGGACAACTCGTTCATTAA
- a CDS encoding acyl-CoA dehydrogenase family protein, producing MSDKKALKGGEFLIRETNAADIFIPEEFNEEQQMMAQTCKDFTETQVLPNVEQLEHHDNELLTKLLKDAGELGLLGISIPEEYEGFGQNFVTSMLTVEEMGKGFSYAVAYSAHTGIGTLPILYFGTEEQKKKYLPKLATGEYIGAYALTEPDAGSDPNNGKTKATLSEDGKYYVLNGSKMWITNGGIADLFIVYAKIEDDKNLSAFIVERDTPGFTFGAEEDKMGIRGSSTIQIFFDNAKVPVENLLGERNEGFKIALYILNLGRIKLAAATTGAAKATIDASVQYANERKQFGMAIANFGAIKTKLAEMVIRTFATESLTYRASQNIDDAINQLVADGMDKGRASIEGIRQFAIEASIAKVFGSEALDFVVDEGVQIHGGMGYSAETVVERAYRDSRINRIFEGTNEINRMVAVGELLKRGMKGEIDLLTPAKEVAKELMGIPDFGSTTMDYFENKHKYIVNFKKAILMVAGAALQKYMDKFQNEQEIMLNVADMLMYTYAAESTLLRVEKLASKYDEKKLAIYKDILDVFLYDTAYRINKIGLDAVNSFAEGDEQAGMLMGMKRFTKVNPVNVKEARRRIADQLIEANQYNF from the coding sequence ATGTCAGACAAAAAAGCGTTAAAAGGTGGTGAGTTTCTCATCAGGGAAACCAATGCGGCCGATATTTTCATTCCTGAAGAATTTAACGAAGAACAGCAAATGATGGCACAAACCTGTAAAGATTTTACCGAAACACAGGTTTTGCCCAACGTGGAACAATTGGAACACCACGATAATGAATTGTTGACCAAATTATTAAAAGATGCCGGCGAGCTCGGATTGCTGGGGATTTCCATCCCGGAAGAGTATGAAGGTTTCGGACAGAATTTCGTGACTTCTATGCTTACCGTAGAAGAAATGGGAAAAGGATTTAGTTATGCCGTAGCTTATTCGGCTCACACCGGAATCGGTACCCTCCCTATTCTTTATTTTGGTACAGAAGAACAAAAGAAAAAATATCTTCCCAAGCTGGCTACCGGTGAATATATCGGCGCTTATGCCCTTACCGAGCCGGATGCCGGTTCTGACCCGAATAACGGGAAAACCAAAGCTACATTGAGCGAAGACGGAAAATACTATGTGCTGAACGGGAGTAAAATGTGGATCACCAACGGGGGAATCGCCGACTTGTTCATCGTTTATGCTAAAATTGAAGACGACAAAAACCTGAGTGCTTTTATCGTGGAACGCGATACGCCCGGATTTACTTTCGGTGCTGAAGAAGACAAAATGGGAATCCGTGGTTCTTCCACCATCCAGATTTTCTTCGATAACGCCAAAGTGCCGGTAGAAAACCTCTTGGGTGAAAGAAATGAAGGTTTTAAAATTGCCCTGTATATCCTGAACCTTGGCCGTATCAAACTGGCTGCCGCTACTACCGGTGCTGCCAAAGCAACGATTGACGCCAGCGTTCAGTATGCCAACGAAAGAAAACAGTTTGGAATGGCTATTGCCAACTTTGGTGCCATTAAAACCAAACTGGCCGAAATGGTTATCCGCACCTTTGCCACTGAATCGCTGACTTATCGCGCCAGCCAGAACATTGATGACGCCATTAATCAGCTGGTTGCTGATGGTATGGATAAAGGCCGGGCTTCCATCGAAGGAATTCGTCAGTTTGCCATTGAAGCTTCCATTGCCAAAGTTTTTGGTTCTGAAGCATTGGATTTTGTGGTGGACGAAGGCGTTCAAATTCATGGTGGAATGGGCTATTCAGCCGAAACTGTGGTAGAAAGAGCTTATCGCGATTCCCGTATTAACCGTATTTTTGAAGGAACCAACGAAATTAACCGTATGGTGGCTGTTGGCGAATTGCTGAAACGGGGTATGAAAGGTGAAATCGACCTGCTGACACCGGCCAAAGAAGTAGCCAAAGAGCTGATGGGTATTCCTGATTTCGGTAGCACAACCATGGACTATTTTGAAAACAAACACAAATATATTGTGAATTTCAAAAAAGCCATTTTGATGGTCGCCGGTGCTGCGTTGCAGAAATACATGGATAAATTCCAGAATGAGCAGGAAATTATGTTGAATGTAGCCGATATGCTGATGTATACTTATGCTGCCGAATCAACACTGCTCCGCGTGGAAAAACTGGCCAGCAAGTACGATGAGAAAAAATTGGCGATTTACAAAGATATCTTGGATGTATTCTTGTATGATACAGCTTACCGGATTAACAAAATCGGGTTGGATGCTGTGAATTCATTTGCCGAAGGCGATGAACAGGCAGGAATGCTGATGGGGATGAAACGTTTTACCAAAGTGAATCCGGTGAACGTAAAAGAAGCCCGCAGAAGAATTGCTGATCAATTGATTGAAGCTAACCAGTACAATTTTTAG